A genome region from Primulina eburnea isolate SZY01 chromosome 9, ASM2296580v1, whole genome shotgun sequence includes the following:
- the LOC140842142 gene encoding probable membrane-associated kinase regulator 6: MDATLQSPSIESFSYSWLANLNATSFDPDLYLASNDASYYHDESPFIEMDPRLPPSKRFIRVSSDFGFDFPVSEAQLSLVHADEVISNGILVPILVKDSKKDRLGTEDGHVTTTSGPSSAQNTLHSSSRVVCVSSRRCRRLSKRWFHKYLKFLFRPFFCKRRWVSKFENMNKKWPGFSAATSPRSSSVTYSADDNWRRSCDSESSIYEAVLHCKRTRDLVISRE, translated from the exons ATGGACGCCACCCTTCAATCCCCTTCCATCGAAAGCTTCTCATATAGTTGGCTAGCTAACTTAAACGCTACATCGTTCGACCCCGACTTGTATCTAGCATCGAACGATGCATCCTACTATCATGATGAATCTCCCTTTATAGAAATGGATCCAAGATTGCCACCTTCCAAAAGATTCATCAGAGTTTCATCGGACTTTGGATTCGATTTCCCCGTGTCCGAAGCTCAGTTATCCCTAGTCCATGCTGATGAAGTCATATCCAACGGCATTTTAGTGCCTATTCTTGTTAAGGACTCGAAAAAGGATCGACTTGGCACCGAAGATGGTCACGTTACAACAACGTCCGGACCCTCATCGGCCCAAAACACGCTGCACTCGTCGAGTAGGGTTGTTTGTGTATCGTCGAGGAGGTGTCGAAGATTGTCGAAACGCTGGTTTCACAAGTATTTGAAGTTCTTGTTTAGGCCTTTCTTTTGTAAAAGGAGATGGGTTAGCAAGTTCGAAAACATGAACAAGAAATGGCCTGGATTTTCGGCCGCAACATCTCCTAGGAGTAGCAGTGTAACGTATTCTGCAGATGATAATTGGCGCAGATCTTGTGATTCTGAGAGCTCCATTTATGAAGCAGTTCTCCATTGTAAAAGAACTCGTG ATTTGGTTATTTCAAGAGAATAA
- the LOC140841023 gene encoding late embryogenesis abundant protein At1g64065-like: MAEKPSTPSQANPYGRVDEEVAISDERRRNRKKCFVYVLAFIVLQTCVFLIFGLTIMKVRSPKFRAIFLAPPLWSATFNTFEVATLNTNSSFSIKMIAELGVKNPNFGKYKYQNSTIEFYYLDMYKVGEAVVPRASAESRSTRKFEVTVDLSSTNVPSEVISGQFRSRPIIPLTSQSTVRGKVEIMKLMKKNKSSNMNCTMDINISSKNIENLTCR, encoded by the exons ATGGCGGAAAAACCCTCTACTCCATCCCAAGCGAACCCGTATGGACGTGTCGATGAAGAAGTCGCCATAAGCGACGAGAGACGTAGAAACCGTAAGAAATGCTTCGTGtacgttttagcattcatcgtACTTCAAACATGCGTTTTTCTCATCTTCGGCCTCACCATCATGAAAGTCCGGTCACCTAAATTCAG AGCCATATTTCTGGCTCCGCCCCTGTGGTCCGCTACGTTCAACACATTCGAAGTCGCCACACTAAACACAAACTCATCGTTCAGCATCAAAATGATAGCCGAGTTGGGAGTCAAAAACCCGAACTTCGGCAAGTATAAGTACCAAAACAGCACGATCGAGTTCTACTATCTCGACATGTATAAAGTTGGTGAGGCGGTCGTGCCTCGAGCGAGTGCCGAGTCCCGGTCGACTAGGAAATTCGAGGTCACGGTCGATTTGTCATCGACGAACGTGCCCTCGGAGGTGATCTCGGGCCAGTTCAGGTCTCGTCCTATAATTCCATTGACTAGTCAATCGACCGTGAGGGGAAAGGTGGAGATCATGAAATTGATGAAAAAGAACAAGTCCTCTAATATGAACTGCACAATGGACATCAATATATCTTCTAAGAATATTGAAAATCTCACCTGCCGATGA